The proteins below are encoded in one region of Streptomyces roseirectus:
- the murA gene encoding UDP-N-acetylglucosamine 1-carboxyvinyltransferase → MTVNGSDDVLVVHGGTPLEGEIRVRGAKNLVPKAMVAALLGSEPSRLRNVPDIRDVRVVRGLLQLHGVTVRPGEEPGELVMDPTYVESANVADIDAHAGSSRIPILFCGPLLHRLGHAFIPGLGGCDIGGRPIDFHFDVLRQFGATIEKRADGQYLEAPQRLRGTKIRLPYPSVGATEQVLLTAVLAEGVTELSNAAVEPEIEDLICVLQKMGAIIAMDTDRTIRITGVDKLGGYTHAALADRLEAASWASAALATNGNIYVRGAQQRSMMTFLNTYRKVGGAFQIDDEGIRFWHPGGQLKSIALETDVHPGFQTDWQQPLVVALTQATGLSIIHETVYESRLGFTSALNQMGAHIQLYRECLGGSDCRFGQRNFLHSAVVSGPTKLQGADLVIPDLRGGFSYLIAALAAEGTSRVHGIDLINRGYENFMEKLVELGAKVELPGKTLG, encoded by the coding sequence ATGACCGTCAACGGCTCTGACGACGTACTGGTTGTCCACGGCGGAACCCCGCTGGAGGGCGAGATCCGGGTCCGCGGCGCGAAGAACCTCGTGCCGAAGGCCATGGTGGCCGCCCTGCTGGGCAGCGAGCCGAGTCGGCTGCGCAACGTTCCGGACATCCGTGACGTGCGCGTCGTACGCGGACTGCTGCAACTGCACGGGGTGACGGTCCGTCCGGGAGAGGAGCCGGGCGAGCTGGTGATGGACCCGACGTACGTGGAGAGCGCGAACGTCGCCGACATCGACGCGCACGCGGGCTCCAGCCGCATCCCGATCCTGTTCTGCGGCCCGCTGCTGCACCGGCTCGGGCACGCCTTCATACCCGGGCTCGGCGGCTGCGACATCGGCGGTCGGCCGATCGACTTCCACTTCGACGTGCTGCGCCAGTTCGGCGCGACGATCGAGAAGCGGGCGGACGGCCAGTACCTGGAGGCGCCGCAGCGGCTGCGCGGCACGAAGATCCGGCTGCCGTACCCGTCGGTCGGCGCGACCGAGCAGGTGCTGCTGACGGCGGTGCTCGCCGAGGGCGTCACCGAGCTGTCCAACGCGGCGGTCGAGCCGGAGATCGAAGACCTCATCTGCGTCCTGCAGAAGATGGGCGCGATCATCGCCATGGACACCGACCGCACGATCCGCATCACCGGTGTCGACAAGCTCGGCGGCTACACCCACGCGGCCCTCGCGGACCGTCTGGAGGCCGCCTCCTGGGCTTCCGCGGCGCTCGCGACCAACGGGAACATCTACGTCCGCGGCGCCCAGCAGCGCTCGATGATGACGTTCCTGAACACCTACCGGAAGGTCGGCGGGGCCTTCCAGATCGACGACGAGGGCATCCGCTTCTGGCACCCCGGCGGCCAGCTCAAGTCGATCGCCCTGGAGACGGACGTCCACCCCGGTTTCCAGACCGACTGGCAGCAGCCCCTGGTCGTCGCCCTCACGCAGGCCACCGGCCTCTCGATCATCCACGAGACGGTCTACGAGTCCCGGCTCGGCTTCACCTCCGCCCTGAACCAGATGGGCGCCCACATCCAGCTCTACCGCGAATGCCTCGGCGGCTCCGACTGCCGCTTCGGCCAGCGCAACTTCCTGCACTCGGCGGTCGTCTCGGGCCCGACGAAGCTCCAGGGCGCCGACCTGGTCATCCCGGACCTCCGGGGCGGCTTCTCGTACCTGATCGCGGCACTGGCCGCGGAGGGCACGTCCCGGGTCCACGGCATCGACCTGATCAACCGGGGCTACGAGAACTTCATGGAGAAGCTGGTGGAACTCGGCGCGAAGGTCGAACTCCCGGGCAAGACGCTCGGCTGA
- a CDS encoding YqgE/AlgH family protein, whose protein sequence is MTEVSSLTGRLLVATPALADPNFDRAVVLLLDHDEEGSLGVVLNRPTPVGVGDILEGWADLAGEPGVVFQGGPVSLDSALGVAVIPGGGSAERAPLGWRRVHGAIGLVDLEAPPELLAQALGSLRIFAGYSGWGPGQLEDELGDGAWYVVESEPGDVSSPAPERLWREVLRRQRSQLAMVATYPDDPSLN, encoded by the coding sequence ATGACCGAGGTGTCCTCGCTCACAGGGCGGCTGCTCGTGGCAACGCCCGCCCTGGCGGACCCGAACTTCGACCGCGCGGTGGTGCTCCTTCTCGACCACGACGAGGAGGGCTCGCTCGGTGTCGTCCTCAACCGCCCGACGCCCGTGGGGGTGGGCGACATCCTGGAGGGCTGGGCCGACCTCGCCGGGGAGCCCGGTGTCGTCTTCCAGGGCGGCCCCGTCTCCCTCGACTCCGCGCTCGGCGTCGCGGTGATCCCCGGCGGCGGCTCGGCGGAACGCGCGCCGCTCGGCTGGCGGCGCGTGCACGGCGCGATCGGCCTCGTCGACCTGGAGGCCCCGCCCGAACTCCTCGCCCAGGCGCTGGGCTCCCTGCGCATCTTCGCCGGGTACTCCGGCTGGGGCCCGGGACAGCTGGAGGACGAGCTGGGGGACGGCGCCTGGTACGTCGTCGAGTCGGAGCCCGGCGACGTCTCCTCGCCGGCGCCCGAAAGACTCTGGCGCGAGGTGCTGCGGCGCCAGCGCAGCCAGCTCGCGATGGTGGCCACGTACCCGGACGACCCTTCGCTCAACTGA
- a CDS encoding DUF3039 domain-containing protein, whose amino-acid sequence MSTLPEPERGTGTGTLVEPTPQVSHGDGDHERFAHYVQKDKIMASALDGTPVVALCGKVWVPGRDPKKYPVCPMCKEIYESMGSGDDKDGDGGK is encoded by the coding sequence ATGAGCACTCTTCCCGAGCCCGAGCGCGGAACAGGTACGGGAACCCTCGTCGAGCCGACGCCGCAGGTGTCGCACGGCGACGGTGACCACGAGCGGTTCGCGCACTACGTCCAGAAGGACAAGATCATGGCGAGCGCCCTCGACGGGACCCCCGTCGTCGCGCTCTGCGGCAAGGTGTGGGTGCCCGGCCGCGACCCCAAGAAGTACCCGGTCTGTCCCATGTGCAAGGAGATCTACGAGTCCATGGGCTCCGGGGACGACAAGGACGGGGACGGCGGCAAGTAA
- a CDS encoding FAD binding domain-containing protein, whose translation MTTHAPQAAQSVTLPTTLDEAVAALAAMPTAVPVAGGTDLMAAVNSGQLRPAALVGLGRISEIRGWQYQDGHALLGAGLTHARMGRPDFAALIPALAASARAAGPPQIRNAGTLGGNIATAAPTGDALPVLAALEATLVIAGPGGARREIPVSHLLAGMEMLRGGELIGYVRVPLLHAPQVFLKATGRTGPGRAVASVALVLDPARRGVRCAVGAIAPMPLRPLDAEAWVARLIDWDNNRRLVPEALTAFGEYVAAACIPDPVPEVDGSVVPLPPAVLHLRRTVAALARRALGRALS comes from the coding sequence TTGACCACGCACGCACCGCAGGCGGCGCAGTCCGTGACGCTGCCCACGACCCTGGACGAGGCCGTCGCGGCCCTCGCGGCGATGCCCACGGCCGTCCCCGTCGCGGGCGGCACCGACCTCATGGCCGCCGTCAACTCCGGCCAGCTCAGGCCCGCCGCGCTGGTCGGCCTCGGCCGCATCAGCGAGATCCGCGGCTGGCAGTACCAGGACGGCCACGCCCTCCTCGGCGCGGGCCTCACGCACGCGCGCATGGGACGCCCCGACTTCGCCGCCCTCATCCCCGCCCTCGCCGCCTCCGCGCGCGCGGCGGGTCCCCCGCAGATCCGCAACGCGGGCACCCTCGGCGGCAACATCGCCACCGCCGCGCCCACCGGCGACGCGCTGCCCGTGCTCGCCGCCCTGGAGGCCACCCTCGTCATCGCGGGCCCCGGCGGCGCCCGCCGCGAGATCCCCGTCTCCCACCTGCTGGCCGGCATGGAGATGCTGCGCGGCGGCGAACTCATCGGCTACGTGCGCGTGCCCCTGCTGCACGCCCCCCAGGTCTTCCTCAAGGCGACCGGCCGCACCGGACCCGGCCGCGCCGTCGCCTCCGTCGCCCTCGTCCTCGACCCCGCCCGGCGCGGGGTGCGCTGCGCGGTCGGCGCCATCGCCCCGATGCCGCTGCGCCCGCTGGACGCCGAGGCGTGGGTCGCCCGCCTCATCGACTGGGACAACAACCGGCGGCTCGTGCCCGAGGCGCTGACCGCGTTCGGCGAGTACGTCGCCGCCGCCTGCATCCCCGACCCGGTCCCGGAGGTCGACGGCAGCGTCGTCCCGCTGCCGCCCGCCGTACTGCACCTGCGGCGCACCGTCGCCGCGCTGGCCCGACGAGCACTGGGGAGGGCGCTGTCGTGA
- a CDS encoding (2Fe-2S)-binding protein — protein sequence MTDEQHSQEHGTPQGVSRWDPLPQGDYDDGATAFVKLPEGGVDALLARDSPLAAPGHGYVPPPIAPTPGAENWGAPADGAEWPAPTVSGSGDDRFTYPGQQTGQWTYEEPPPAAPAHDVTGQWSIPVAGGDLPDESGEFTASALVEQQWGGDPSSTLPGGAAAPWAEAGWDQQGHAGHSDGRGVELPGLSGYSDGRGTEFGAAVGQSDVGQSDGHGVGYPEVHADGAPTGHAEGTGAGLEFGHSDGRGLDLTGSDGRGLDLAGGVEYGREEYRGEAGAHEGAAGAVAGLGEVAAPGEAVGPGEVVGHAPADSEAGAGAPALVEPDAASAVISRLTSGAGQRLAPEPEPEPEAVADTASDAGPDGHGVPAAEDAPGAASAEAAVEPAVEPAYEAPQEPVEAAESAFGAESDPEVAQGAPEGLEEAQEDAGADEAEEAVPPPGEEHPLASYTLSVNGADRPVTDAWIGESLLYVLRERLGLAGAKDGCSQGECGACNVQVDGRLVASCLVPAVTTAGSEVRTVEGLAEDGQPSDVQRALARCGAVQCGFCVPGMAMTVHDLLEGNPAPTELEARQALCGNLCRCSGYRGVLDAVQEVVQEREALAAAEAETDGDGARIPHQAGPGAGGASPSVFDTGTLGGQGQVFGQDGGQA from the coding sequence GTGACCGACGAGCAGCACAGTCAGGAACACGGCACGCCACAGGGCGTCAGCCGCTGGGATCCGCTGCCGCAGGGCGACTACGACGACGGCGCGACCGCCTTCGTCAAGCTGCCCGAAGGGGGCGTCGACGCGCTCCTCGCGCGCGACAGTCCCCTCGCGGCCCCGGGCCACGGCTACGTGCCGCCGCCGATAGCGCCCACGCCGGGCGCCGAGAACTGGGGCGCGCCCGCGGACGGCGCCGAGTGGCCCGCGCCCACCGTCTCCGGTTCCGGCGACGACCGCTTCACCTACCCCGGTCAGCAGACCGGGCAGTGGACCTACGAGGAGCCGCCGCCGGCCGCGCCCGCGCACGACGTGACCGGGCAGTGGTCCATCCCCGTCGCCGGGGGCGATCTCCCGGACGAGTCGGGGGAGTTCACCGCGTCGGCGCTGGTCGAACAGCAGTGGGGCGGCGATCCCTCGTCCACGCTGCCCGGCGGGGCCGCCGCGCCCTGGGCCGAGGCCGGCTGGGACCAGCAGGGACACGCCGGGCACTCCGACGGACGCGGGGTCGAACTGCCGGGCCTCTCCGGGTACTCGGACGGGCGCGGGACCGAATTCGGCGCGGCCGTCGGGCAGTCGGACGTCGGGCAGTCGGACGGGCACGGGGTCGGGTACCCCGAGGTGCACGCGGACGGAGCGCCCACGGGGCACGCCGAAGGGACCGGCGCCGGGCTGGAGTTCGGGCACTCCGACGGACGGGGCCTCGATCTGACCGGCAGCGACGGGCGGGGGCTCGATCTCGCCGGTGGCGTGGAGTACGGGCGCGAGGAGTACAGGGGCGAGGCGGGGGCGCACGAGGGGGCGGCCGGTGCGGTCGCCGGTCTCGGCGAGGTTGCCGCTCCCGGTGAGGCCGTCGGCCCCGGTGAGGTCGTTGGTCATGCCCCTGCCGACTCCGAGGCCGGTGCCGGGGCGCCCGCTCTCGTCGAGCCCGACGCCGCCTCCGCCGTCATCAGCCGGCTGACCTCCGGGGCGGGGCAGCGGCTCGCGCCGGAACCCGAGCCGGAGCCCGAGGCGGTGGCGGACACGGCGTCGGACGCCGGTCCGGACGGCCATGGGGTCCCGGCCGCCGAGGACGCTCCGGGCGCGGCTTCCGCCGAGGCGGCCGTCGAGCCGGCCGTCGAACCGGCGTACGAGGCCCCGCAGGAGCCCGTGGAGGCCGCTGAGAGCGCCTTCGGGGCCGAAAGTGACCCCGAGGTCGCCCAGGGTGCTCCCGAGGGCCTGGAAGAGGCTCAGGAGGACGCGGGGGCGGACGAGGCCGAGGAGGCCGTGCCGCCGCCCGGCGAGGAACATCCGCTCGCCTCGTACACGCTGTCCGTCAACGGCGCCGACCGGCCCGTGACCGACGCCTGGATCGGCGAGTCGCTGCTGTACGTCCTGCGCGAACGCCTCGGCCTCGCGGGCGCCAAGGACGGCTGCTCGCAGGGCGAGTGCGGCGCGTGCAACGTCCAGGTGGACGGGCGGCTCGTCGCCTCCTGCCTGGTGCCCGCCGTGACGACCGCGGGCAGCGAGGTCCGCACGGTCGAGGGCCTTGCCGAGGACGGGCAGCCGTCCGACGTCCAGCGCGCGCTCGCGCGGTGCGGCGCCGTCCAGTGCGGCTTCTGCGTCCCCGGCATGGCGATGACCGTGCACGACCTGCTGGAGGGCAACCCGGCGCCGACCGAGCTGGAGGCGCGCCAGGCGCTGTGCGGCAACCTGTGCCGCTGCTCCGGCTACCGGGGCGTCCTGGACGCCGTCCAGGAGGTCGTCCAGGAGCGCGAGGCCCTTGCCGCCGCCGAGGCTGAGACGGACGGCGACGGGGCACGTATTCCGCATCAGGCGGGCCCGGGGGCCGGCGGGGCGAGCCCGTCGGTCTTCGACACGGGGACCTTGGGAGGACAGGGCCAGGTGTTCGGCCAGGACGGAGGCCAGGCGTGA